GCTTTATTAGTTTGAaagtttttcagattttaatgaaattgaaaattattttaacaagtATTTTTGATTTGCTTTACTTGTGAAACATTGATTTGGATGGATTACCTAAGTATACAGGTTAAAAGAAGGGTTCAAAGCAGCACCTTCAGGTATAGAAATGGGTTCTTTTACAGTAAGAAATATTGGgtaaaacaaatgtttagtGCAAAAATGTGCATCACTTTAGCATGACTGTATTAAAAAATTGAATCCACTGACTATCAGATGCTACTCTAGTTAGTttcaacacaattttttttttgccactaaGTTCTAAAATTATCAATTTGTAGATATTAGCAGAAACTGAGGTTTTCTGATTGTTGACTGTTTTGTATTAATACTTAATCTCAAGTTTTGATGTGGAAGGGACTGAGGCAAAGTGGGACTGAATAGATAGTTATACCAGCCTGTTTGTACTTTCTGAACAAGTACTGTATTGAAAGAATGAGTGGTTATAAATTTTCACTCTAAATATTTACTGTGATACTGTACTGTGATCTGACTAAAGCAAAAGATGCAAGAGTTTGCTGGAATGCAAGATTTgttgcttttgtatttttgtgtgctgtattcaatgatgtttttaatgttgtgaaaTGGATTCTCCACAGATGCACCAGCCAGATGTGCtgttggtggtccaggagaGCCTTTCAAAGAGCTGTGAGTTGAAGATTTCACCCTGCCCCCATTCTATCTATCACATGCATGAGTTTGAAGTTTTAATATGCCTGCATTGTTGCAGCCCTCTTTGTGGACCTGGAAGCGGACTTTCATGCAAGGGTTCCTGTGGTGGCTTGTAAAGACAAAGAGAGGTAGGTTTCTAATTACTGATGTGGGGTAATTCAACAGCATATTTGCAGTTGCAGTGTCTGGTAGAATTGAGCTTTGGGTGGCTTGGGCATTACACTTAAGGATTCTCTAATGAAAATTCTAATTGATATTGGTGTTGCAGTGTCAGTctcaatatttttataaaaaaaaaaaagttctccatTTCATTCTTTAGTTTCATTTAATCAGTGGACATAGCACTTCAACTGATTTCTGCAAGGATGCAAGTCATGAActagtctacagaaatgtttcaATTGGAGGTCATCTGTTGTACAACACTTTGCACTGTGACCCTAAGCCAAAAGGTTCATTTGTGTTCCTTGGTTAGTTTCACATAaccaataaatttaaaatcttGCAGATATATCTGGCAAACTCTTGTGGAAATTGGGGAatggcacatttttaaattttgatgtaGAAAAGTTCTCTTTTGAACAGTAATTACTTGTGGGATGTTAAATTGGGGGAGAATATTGAAGATGTGTACTGTCTATTATACTTAAGTTACCAATTTACAGttcaacatttaaatttgtgtgtATACAGTGGTCTGATGTGTAAGGTGAGCGCAGGCAATGAAAATGCTTACCTGACTACAGTATACCTGTCAGCACTGGCCTATCAGGAgcctcttcttctccctctgGTTGTAGGGTTCAGGCATTGGGCCCAGGTGAGCTTCTTGTCTAGTTTGTCTGCTTTTAACATGCCTGTTTTCAAACCTTATGAGTGACAGCTTTATTCTTCTGTTCTAGCTTTGCCACATTGACCATCCTGAGGAAGGTGGGCTTCCTCCATATGCCTTGGCCCTTATGGTCATCTACTTTCTGCAGCAACGCAAGGAGCCTGTTCTGCCTGCATACCTGGGTTCCTGGGTGAGCCACTTTTTGCTTATTTGTATATATGTGAAGTTCATCTTACTTTCTTgtatacatcttttttttttttttccccttctccccCCTCCCTATGAAATCAGATTAAGGAGTTCTCCATAAACAAAGTCAATGATTTTCGTCTGACTGGTGTGGAGAATGGACACGTACTGTGGGAATACAGTCCTGTCCAAGATGAAGCCTCACCCTCTTCTCAGAAGTTCCATAAGAAGGGAAAGGTGAGAATGTTCATAGATATTTGAACACATTCTGGAGTGTATGTGATTACAGAATCTGCACCcaaagcagtaaaaatgaatacCTTATTTTTGCTGACTTGTGTATATAGTTATTTTCTGACTCTGTTTCTATGTGAAGTCCCCATTGGTCTTTAAAGATCATCAGTGCACTGTGACGCTGGGCCAGCTTTGGATTGAAATGCTGCGTTTCTATTCGCTGGAGTGTGATATGACAGACCGTGTCATCAGTGTCCGCATCAGCGGTTTTTTCTCCCGTGAGTCAAAGGACTGGCCTAAGAAGAGGATTGCCGTAGAGGGTATGTTGATATCACAGATAGTTTTGCTtgattttaaactgtttttgcaATAGGCtaacattttcaattttctttttccttgtgCCTTTGCACCTTATGCCTGTATACATGAATTGAATGTTGTCTTATTAGATCCTTACGCAGTGAAGAGGAATGTTGCGCGGACAGTCAACAGTCAGGTGATGTACGAGTACATCCTCCACTGCCTGAAGACTACTTACAAGTACTTTGCCCTGCCCCTGGAACAGCAGAACACACAGCACACCTGTGAGAAGTCAAATGGGCCAAGTTCAGCCCTTGTCTTCCTGGATGGACAAGATAAAGTCACTCAGAGACCACAAGAAgccattttttccaaagtggaGTTATGTGCAAGTGATGGTTCTCTAATCCAGTCACAGCTGAACAGCCTTAGTTTGGAATCTTCTGTAGTCAATGGGCAGACAGACGGTGTGAGTGTCACCACACAGTCCAGTGGAGTGGGTAAAGGAGGTGGAGCTGGGTTCCTGGAGGATTTAGACCATGTGGGGGAAGGGGTGATGAGTGAGGACCTGAATGAGAGTGACTGTGACAGAGGTGAGGCAGAGTCGGACAGCGAGGATGTGGACCCCACTCACCTGCTCCACTTTCCTCAGGAGCAGGATATAGAGACTGAGAGTCTCTCTGGCTGTGAGTCACCCCTTCTGAGGGGCAACACTCATGACCCTGAGAGACTAGATAGGGAAGATGAGGACTCTGGAAGCACAGATGAGCCCTTGGGCAACCATAAGAGACTGACCTTCCATGAGAATCAgtctgatgatgatgaagaagagtACCCCAGGCAACATCTTGACAGCTTTACCACAGAGGAAGAGCAATACCTGGTAGATGCTGTCTCAGGGGATGACCTTCTGTCTGAAGAGGAAGAGCCACAAGAAATGAGGCCAGTCAGAGAAGTAATTTCAGCGGAAGGTGTTCTTGCTACTGTTGGTCAGACTGAATCTGTTGAACATGGAATGCCTTTGGAGGCTCCTACCTATGAGTTCAGCAAGCAGGTCTTCACTCGTGGAAAGGTATGTTTCTTCACTGTGATCTAAACCATAATAGTTACTTTGCTTTCCTTCAGGTGTGACAATGCCTAATTAATTGGTATAGGTGTAGTACTGATTGTGTTCTACTCTGatttaaaatatgtgtaaatagGAGACTGGGAAAGGAGCAAATGGGTTAAATGTACTTGAGTTTATTGCATTCTTCAAAGCCCTGTCTGGGCACTGAAAGTTAAAAATGGGGGGTGGGAAGGATTTTACATCAACTTAAATTACAAGTCAGAAAGATGTTTCTTTGTACATAAGCTGCAACTTAGCAATGACTTAATGCTCCTAATGTGTCAGAGTACAGATGTTTTAAAAGTGGTGAAagaattttagttttatttctccTTGTCTCTTAATGGGTAAAGAagcttttaattttctttgaccTCAGGTCACTACAAATTGTGCTTACATGGCAGCTTGTGTATCTCTCACTTTGCTATCAGCTCAGGTTCAGCTGTTTGGGACTCTTGGGTAGAGTATCTCTCTTTAATTTTCACTTAAAGCTCAAAAGCTAAGTCATACCTCTTTTGAAGTAGTTGAACAATCTAACGTGTATTAGACACTATTTAATCTGAATAAAAGGTCTTAAAGGTATGTTGATAGAGTCCAAAGAGCTATGTTTCACATCCTTAATTTTTGCTTCTTTAATGTTAAGACAAGTGGTTAATCAAGATGAATTTTCTTAAATGAGTTAAAATTTGAGCAGTAAACAATTTTTACTTGATAGAAGCAAATGTATTCTTGCAATCTGAGTGAAGTAAAATGAGCTTCATTCTGAACTGGTTATagctaataaaaatgtgaaatttgcaAAGTTAGAAATGTTTATCAATGTTAGACTGAACttgcaaaacatgaaaatgtgattaaaatcaCTGCCTTATCTGCAGAGTTATTGGTTGTGAAAGTATTCTTAGAGGTCATGATGAAGCTTTCACATAGCAGTGTTAGTTACCCAAAGTAACTTGCCTCCTTCCCCTTCAGTCGCACACCATTGTTTGCAGTCTCTGCAAGCATGATGGACATCTGAAGCGTGATTGTCCTGAAGATTTCAAGAGGGTTGAGCTAGACACTCTTCCTCCTATGACACCAAAATTCCTCAGAATCCTTAATGAAGTTTGCATACAGTGCTATAGTAAGTGAATGTTCCTAGACATAAAGTATGGGAAGTTTAGTGAGCTGGTTGGAACTGCTTATTTAAAAACGTATTTGATTTTTAGAAGCTGACTCTCCATCTGATACATTTAATGTTTATACATCCTAAGTTGTCAGTGCAGTTTGACCACTGGTCAGAATGCACAGGAGTGCAAGTGGTTTATGGAGGTAACACGACATGCTtttgtaaggggggggggggattcactaaagtcattttgttttgtgcagtctTACTTTATGCAGTTAGAGTAAAGATTAAAGGGGACATCGACAGCTTATCAAAACTTGAAGAGTTTGAACAAAACTCAGTTCTTCCTGTTTAACCAGTGGAGGTTTAGTGATGACAGGTTTTATGTTGGTTGCTAGCTAGTTCATTATCTAGTCCATGATGACCAATTAAGAATTAACCTGCCATGTTAAAGTAGGCATTGTGAAGACTCCTTAGTTTGGAACAAAGAGCAGATTACAATTCTTTAGGGTTGCATGCTCTTCTGGATTTAATTTTGTGCCATTCTAAAATGCTTTACTAAAAATATTTGGACATCCTATAGCAGCTATAAAGCAATTAAACATGACACCTGAAAGTCTGAATATCTGACACTGATTGAATAGCTGATCTTTTGAAGGAGATTTTGCACCAGATGATCTTGAAGAGAAAGTTCGTGAGCATATTCTGCAGGACTTGGAGAAGTTTATTAGGCATCAGTTTGAAGGTAAGGTTGGTGGTTCTACATAAATTACATGTCACACAGAAACCATTGGGTTGATTGttggtctccctgtgtcttaGCTTATTTTCTTGCTGAAATCCAAAAAGTTTAGTAACTACTTTTTAGTTGTCCATTTTGAAAACGAGAATGGTTAATCCATGTTTCCTGTCCACAATGGCATTATATGGAAGTACTGTAAAACATGACCGAAGAtgcataatacattttttttccatgtcttcCTGGTCCATGGTAGTTCAACTACTGCAGAAAGGTATTTGGACCAATTACCTTTCACCACTGTATGTTGACTCTTTAATTATTCCGTCTTTGAAAACCCACCCTTCCTCTTTCAATTTACAGGAGCAAAGTTAAGGCTGTTTGGATCATCAAAAAATGGGTTTGGATTTAAACAGAGTGATCTGGATATTTGCATGGTCCTGGAAGGACAGGAGACCTCAGAGGTAATCTGGGCTATGGGCCTCCTGTGGTTGTTGGGGTGCAGAATACACTACACCTTGCTCCTGACAGTTCACAATTCTGAAATTCACTTttccatttacccatttatctaATGTCATTGGGCCAGTGTGTAGGATTTTTATTAGAGCTGTggccttccacttgaaggatcCAGACTGAAATCCCTGCTCcctcttgtagtacccttgaggaaggtacttaccctaagttgtttgtataataaatatccagatttataaatgggtaaacaattgtaaatatATTCCTATATAAATGCAACATAACTCGCTTAAGAAAATGATCAGCTCAATGAAGAAATATTGTTTCCCCATCATGTAATAGGTTCAGTGGCATTAATGTTTACCTTCATTGATGTCCCTCAGGGTCTTGACTGCCTTTCAATCATAGACCAACTTGCTAGACTTTTGAGGAAGCACTCGGGTATGTCATTTTAATTCTTAGTTCTAAACCACATGTTGAATTTGAGTTAATCTGGCAATTTGtaatcaaatatttatatttctggaGTGAACGCTTACTCAGTGTTTCTGCATAGCTGTGAACACTAAAGAAATAGCATAACAGTAACACTGCAGGTTGTTTCATGCAAATTGTCTGCTGCTAAGCAACCTTTTAAGCAACCTTTTTTTCAGACCTGGGGTTATGCAGGGTTGTTCTTGAACTTTTGCTAAACTCCATGTTTACCTCTAGGTTTGCGCAATATTCTACCAATTACAACTGCAAAAGTCCCTATTGTGAAGTTCTTCCATGTGAGGTCTGGTCTGGAGGGAGACATAAGTCTGTACAATACGCTGGTAAGCCAAGAGCTCTAGTGAGCAAGTTTTAAATATCTACATAACACTGGTTATTCTCTGCACATTTAGGATTTGCATCAGTTTTTGTGACCAACAAATGCAGCTTTGAAAGACTTGTAAGTCCACAGTGAATGTAATTTATTTCCCTGTCTCAACATCAACACCAACAATGGCCAGTGACATTTGGCATAAAGACAGCATTGTATAACAGTTTACAGAGAATTTTTGTAACGTTTACAGGCTCTACACAACACCAGACTCCTGGCATCTTATGCCACAATTGACCCCAGAGTGAAATACCTG
Above is a genomic segment from Scleropages formosus chromosome 17, fSclFor1.1, whole genome shotgun sequence containing:
- the tut7 gene encoding terminal uridylyltransferase 7 isoform X2; the encoded protein is MEEAGKARCFKQAKERVKVAEDPENWRSHARANALEYGRGYGSKPDKGFREKKGTPRAYGISPRGGGHSPLSRSPGEFRHAGQKTRDHREGFRKFPAPESYSSQEKSWRERPSGHVARWRKDSYQEEGEDLVKPLETSSIRKWRKDTATQETLDSVTHNSGHRRRVRERKRDHSQRDEEGGAPLVDEGDLSEIKLQAFRRAEEKLGKEGIFQLKNRLRSSPRACYNCTLCDVLLDSVPEAQKHMKEKWHKKRARDRREEVMLCEILPPGEQQSQEVGSAVQREVLKYALTDKDVEQRRHIVLSMERVVRSVLPECSLRLYGSSCSRLGFKESDVNIDIQFPSHMHQPDVLLVVQESLSKSSLFVDLEADFHARVPVVACKDKESGLMCKVSAGNENAYLTTVYLSALAYQEPLLLPLVVGFRHWAQLCHIDHPEEGGLPPYALALMVIYFLQQRKEPVLPAYLGSWIKEFSINKVNDFRLTGVENGHVLWEYSPVQDEASPSSQKFHKKGKSPLVFKDHQCTVTLGQLWIEMLRFYSLECDMTDRVISVRISGFFSRESKDWPKKRIAVEDPYAVKRNVARTVNSQVMYEYILHCLKTTYKYFALPLEQQNTQHTCEKSNGPSSALVFLDGQDKVTQRPQEAIFSKVELCASDGSLIQSQLNSLSLESSVVNGQTDGVSVTTQSSGVGKGGGAGFLEDLDHVGEGVMSEDLNESDCDRGEAESDSEDVDPTHLLHFPQEQDIETESLSGCESPLLRGNTHDPERLDREDEDSGSTDEPLGNHKRLTFHENQSDDDEEEYPRQHLDSFTTEEEQYLVDAVSGDDLLSEEEEPQEMRPVREVISAEGVLATVGQTESVEHGMPLEAPTYEFSKQVFTRGKSHTIVCSLCKHDGHLKRDCPEDFKRVELDTLPPMTPKFLRILNEVCIQCYRDFAPDDLEEKVREHILQDLEKFIRHQFEGAKLRLFGSSKNGFGFKQSDLDICMVLEGQETSEGLDCLSIIDQLARLLRKHSGLRNILPITTAKVPIVKFFHVRSGLEGDISLYNTLALHNTRLLASYATIDPRVKYLCYVMKVFSKVCDIGDASRGSLSSYAYTLMVLFFLQQRNPPVIPVLQEIYDGPKKPEILVDGWNVYFFDKLDELLQRWPQYGKNTESVGELWLGLLQFYTEEFDFKEHVICVRRKQLLTTFKKQWTSKYIVIEDPFDLNHNLGAGLSRRMTNFIMKAFINGRRVFGTPVKVFPVEYSSKMEYFFDPEVLTEGELAPNDRCCRICGKVGHFMKDCPLRRKMRHKHDHPGPEDGAGGRWHRGDQDRVWVEPQESPRDQAPRQGDRWKRQEEKRCFICGSSSHIKKECPAYKGPADC
- the tut7 gene encoding terminal uridylyltransferase 7 isoform X1, with translation MEEAGKARCFKQAKERVKVAEDPENWRSHARANALEYGRGYGSKPDKGFREKKGTPRAYGISPRGGGHSPLSRSPGEFRHAGQKTRDHREGFRKFPAPESYSSQEKSWRERPSGHVARWRKDSYQEEGEDLVKPLETSSIRKWRKDTATQETLDSVTHNSGHRRRVRERKRDHSQRDEEGGAPLVDEGDLSEIKLQAFRRAEEKLGKEGIFQLKNRLRSSPRACYNCTLCDVLLDSVPEAQKHMKEKWHKKRARDRREEVMLCEILPPGEQQSQEVGSAVQREVLKYALTDKDVEQRRHIVLSMERVVRSVLPECSLRLYGSSCSRLGFKESDVNIDIQFPSHMHQPDVLLVVQESLSKSSLFVDLEADFHARVPVVACKDKESGLMCKVSAGNENAYLTTVYLSALAYQEPLLLPLVVGFRHWAQLCHIDHPEEGGLPPYALALMVIYFLQQRKEPVLPAYLGSWIKEFSINKVNDFRLTGVENGHVLWEYSPVQDEASPSSQKFHKKGKSPLVFKDHQCTVTLGQLWIEMLRFYSLECDMTDRVISVRISGFFSRESKDWPKKRIAVEDPYAVKRNVARTVNSQVMYEYILHCLKTTYKYFALPLEQQNTQHTCEKSNGPSSALVFLDGQDKVTQRPQEAIFSKVELCASDGSLIQSQLNSLSLESSVVNGQTDGVSVTTQSSGVGKGGGAGFLEDLDHVGEGVMSEDLNESDCDRGEAESDSEDVDPTHLLHFPQEQDIETESLSGCESPLLRGNTHDPERLDREDEDSGSTDEPLGNHKRLTFHENQSDDDEEEYPRQHLDSFTTEEEQYLVDAVSGDDLLSEEEEPQEMRPVREVISAEGVLATVGQTESVEHGMPLEAPTYEFSKQVFTRGKSHTIVCSLCKHDGHLKRDCPEDFKRVELDTLPPMTPKFLRILNEVCIQCYRDFAPDDLEEKVREHILQDLEKFIRHQFEGAKLRLFGSSKNGFGFKQSDLDICMVLEGQETSEGLDCLSIIDQLARLLRKHSGLRNILPITTAKVPIVKFFHVRSGLEGDISLYNTLALHNTRLLASYATIDPRVKYLCYVMKVFSKVCDIGDASRGSLSSYAYTLMVLFFLQQRNPPVIPVLQEIYDGPKKPEILVDGWNVYFFDKLDELLQRWPQYGKNTESVGELWLGLLQFYTEEFDFKEHVICVRRKQLLTTFKKQWTSKYIVIEDPFDLNHNLGAGLSRRMTNFIMKAFINGRRVFGTPVKVFPVEYSSKMEYFFDPEVLTEGELAPNDRCCRICGKVGHFMKDCPLRRKMRHKHDHPGPEDGAGGRWHRGDQDRVWVEPQESPRDQAPRQGDRWKRQEEKRCFICGSSSHIKKECPAYKGPAGSPRPEGSSFPASPLASSHLKGFGERQSLPQQEEKRKQKQQKIILSPQAGSLANRHMTQGRASQKRSPLE